Proteins encoded in a region of the Oncorhynchus clarkii lewisi isolate Uvic-CL-2024 chromosome 18, UVic_Ocla_1.0, whole genome shotgun sequence genome:
- the LOC139372676 gene encoding cAMP-dependent protein kinase inhibitor alpha-like: MTEVVEPKLDFASSGRSGRRNALPDILGSPAGVNPTDLPLKLAELNLTDVQGEAQSPTAEEAPPPPESSEGNEGS; the protein is encoded by the exons ATGACGGAAGTGGTAGAGCCCAAGCTGGACTTTGCATCCTCGGGTCGCTCGGGGAGAAGGAACGCCCTACCTGACATCCTGGGGTCACCGGCTGGGGTCAACCCCACTGACCTTCCACTCAAACTGGCCGAGCTCAACCTCACAG aTGTTCAGGGAGAAGCCCAGTCTCCCACGGCGGAGGAGGCCCCACCCCCTCCAGAGAGCTCTGAGGGGAATGAAGGATCATAA